The Skermanella rosea sequence CCGCCTTGACGATCCTGGCATCGATCGGATCGAAATAGACTTCCGCCTTGCGGCCGTCCTTGTCGTAGCCATAGATCTCGTAGCAGTTGCCGCTGGTGGTCTTGAAGGTCCGGATGTCCCGGTACCCCATCTCGGCGATCCTCTGCTTCATGTCCGCTTCGGAAAGCCACTTGTCCCTGGGTTCCTTGGTGCAGTTCGGACCGGCCGATGCCGGGCCGGCCAGCAGGGCAAGGGCGAGCGTGGCGGTGCCAAGCAGGACGGGCTTCTTCATGACGCGTTCTCCTTCCGATGTCGGCGGACCGGGATGGTCCGCGCCGTTGATCGATGAAGGAGACCCTAGGCGCCCCGCCTGACGGCAGCCTGACGAAACCGGGCCTTCAGGCGGAAAGGACCGCCGCGGCACCCGGCCGGAAGAACAGGCCCAGCTGCAGGCTCTCCGCGATGCGCCTCGCCCGCTCCAGGAAGCGGTCGGCCTGCGGCGGCTCGAACAGCTCGGCGACGGTCTCCTCGAACAGGGACAGCCACCGGGCGAACAACTCCGCCTTGATCCCGGGAATGCGCATGTGGGCCTGCATCGGGCTGCCATGGTAGGTCCCGGTCTTCAGCATGACCGAGGACCAGAACCGATACATCGTCCCGAGATGCCGGTCCCATTGGCCGTCCACGACCCGCTCGAACACCGGGCCGAGTTCCGCGTCGTCGCGGATGCGCGCGTAGAAGCGGTCCACCAGGGTGACGATGGCCTCTTCGGTGATGCTGTCGAACCTCATGGCTTCCTCCGGTCTCGGGTCGGCTCCCACCGTAGCCCGCGGGAGATAACATGCACATGGAAAGCATCTTTGTGCGTCGCTAGGTCGCCCCCTGGTTTCCGCTCCCGATATCGTGCAGTGTGCCGTCAACGCCTGGAAACAACCGAAGGGGCCGGCCGATGCCGGAGATCGATCTCGCCGCCTGCGAGGCGCTTGACGCCGCCGACCCGCTGGCCCGGTTCCGCGACCGCTTCGCCCTGCCCGACGGCGTCATCTACCTGGACGGCAACTCTCTGGGCGCCCTGCCCCGGGCGACGGCGGCGCGGGTCGCCTCCGTGGTCGAGGCCGAGTGGGGCCGCGACCTGATCGGAAGCTGGACCGCCCACCACTGGATCGACCTGCCGCGGCGCGTCGGCGACAAGATCGCGCGGCTGGTCGGCGCCGGCCCCGGCGAGGTCAGGGTCGCCGATTCGACCTCGGTCAACCTGTTCAAGCTGATGGCGGCGGCCCTGCGGCTCCGTCCCGGCCGCCGGGTCATCCTGTCCGAACCGGACAATTTCCCGACCGACCTCTACATCGCGCAAGGTCTGGTCGATCTTCTCGGCCAGGGTCACGAGCTGCGGCTGGCCGGGCCGGACGAGCTGGTGGACACGATCGACGGTGACGTGGCGCTGGTTTCCCTGACCCACGTGAATTATCGCAGCGGCCGGATCCACGACATGGCCGACGTGACCCGCCGGGCGCAGGCCGCCGGCGCGCTGACATTGTGGGACCTCGCCCACAGCGCCGGCGCCGTGCCGGTCGACCTCAACGGCTGCGACGCCGATTTCGCGGTCGGCTGCGGCTACAAGTACCTGAACGGCGGCCCCGGCGCGCCGGCCTTCCTGTTCGCCGCCGCCCGCCACCACGACACCCTGGCCCCGCCGCTGTCGGGCTGGATGGGCCACGCCGCCCCCTTCGCCTTCGACGGGCACTATCGCCCCGCCGATGGCCTGGACCGGATGCTGGTCGGCACGCCGCCGGTGATCAGCCTGGCCGCGCTGGAGGTCGGGGTGGACCTGATGCTGGAGGCGGACATGGCGACGCTCCGCCCCAAGTCCATGGCGCTCGGCACCCTGTTCGCCGACCTGGTCTCCGCCCGCTGCGGCACCCACGGCTTCCGCCTCGCCTCTCCGGCCGACCCTTCGGAACGCGGCAGCCAGGTCTGCTTCGCCCACGGGCAGGGCTACGCCATCGTGCAGGCGCTGATCCGGCGCGGCGTGATCGGCGATTTCCGGGCGCCCGACATCCTGCGTTTCGGCTTCGCGCCGCTCTATGTCGGCTATGCCGACGTCTGGCGGGCGGTCGAGCATCTGCGCGCCGTGATGGAGAGCGGCGAATGGGACCGCCCGGAATTCCACCGCCGCGCCGCGGTCACTTGAATCGAAGGCAAGGAGAAACCCTCATGGAAGATTCCGACCACGGGGAATCGGGCGCCCACACCGATTTCAGCGGCGCCATGAGCTACGGCGACTATCTCAGGCTCGATCCCCTGCTGGCCTGCCAGCAGCCGGTGTCCGACCAGCATGACGAGATGCTGTTCATCGTCATCCATCAGGCGACCGAGCTGTGGCTGAAGCTGGCGATCCACGAGCTTCAGGCCACCATCGCCGGGCTGGAGCGCGACGATCTCCAGCCGGCCTTCAAGAACCTCGCGCGGGTCTCGCGGATCCAGAGCCAGCTGATCCAGTCCTGGGACATCCTGTCCACCCTGACCCCGGCCGACTACCTGAAGTTCCGCGACCGGCTCGGCCAGTCCTCGGGTTTCCAGTCGCACCAGTACCGCATGATGGAATTCCTGCTCGGCAACAAGCGCGCCTCGATGCTGGCGCCCCACCGCCACCGCGAGGACCTGCATGCCGGCCTCAAGGCGGCGCTCGAAGGCCCCAGCCTGTACGACGCCACGGTCCGGCTGCTGGCCCGGCGCGGTTTCGCCATATCCCGGGAGGTCCTGGACCGGGACCTCTCGACCCCCCACCGCAGCGATCCCACCGTGCTGTCGGCCTGGCTGGAGGTCTATCGCAACACCCGGCAGCACTGGGACCTCTACCAGCTTGGCGAGGAGCTGGTCGACCTGGAGGACTGGTTCCAGCAATGGCGGTTCCGCCACATGACCACGGTGAAGCGGATCATCGGCTTCAAGCGCGGCACCGGCGGCACCGCCGGCGTCGGCTATCTCCGCCGCGCACTCGACATGACGTTCTTCCCGGAACTGTGGGAGGTGCGGACCGAATTGAATTAGCCGCAGATGAACACAGATAAACGCAGATCCATCTGTTGATCAAGCTCTCGCCGGCCGCAAAGAGTTCATGAACCGGAACCCGTCTGCGTGCATCTGTGGCCCAATCCGAACGTCAGTCGAGCTGAACGTTGATGCCGAACCCGATATACTCCAGCTTGCGGGAGTAGAACTGCCCGTTGGGGTTCGAGCCGTTGTAGTATTCCGCCAGCAGCCGGATGTTCCGGGGTGCCAGCAAGGAGCTTTCGAGCTGGAAACCCGCCTGGAGCGAGAAGTCCATGTCCCAGTCCGCCTCCTCGCGGAACTTCATGTCCACCGCGGCCACCGGGCGCAGCAGGCCGCCGGCATAGGTGTCCCGGCTCTCGTACTCCACGCCGGCCTGGGTGCCCCAGGGCTCCAGGTCCGACGGCTCCTGGTCGAACAGGTAGCTGACCCCGCCATAGACCCGGAACTCGTCGTTGATGTCGTAGGAGGCCAACCCCTCGACAGCCTCGTAGCTCAGGTTGATGCGCCGGGACCGGTCGATTTCCTCGCGCAGCAGATATTCGTCGCCCAGGTGGGAGCTCTGGTGGAAGATCCGCCCGAGGACCGAGAAATCGCCCCGCCGCCACGACACCGGGACGCCGACCCAGTAGTCCGCGTTCACCAGGTCCATGCTGTCGCTGTTCAGGTCGAAGATCGAGAAGACGGCGGCCTGGAAACCGATCTCCCAGCGCCCGCCGAACAGGCTGTTGCGGTACAGGGGAAAGGTCTCGCCGAAGCTGACCGCGCCGGCATGCTCCACGTCCGGATCGTCCAGGTAGTACCGGTAGCTGGCCGAGAAACGCGGCCAGCGGGGATCGGCGATCAGCGGTTCGAACAGGTTGTTGCGCGGCAGGATCTCCGCGCCCTGCGCCACGACCGCGGTGGCCGGGGCGCCGGGAGCGTCGGCCGGCGGCTGTGCCAGCACGGGTCCCGGCGCGGGCACGGGCGGCACGGCCGCCTCGCGCACCCTCACGTCGGAGACGCCGGGAATCTCCGACAGGGCGGTGCGCAGGCGCGGACCGGCGGAGGAGGCGAGGGCTTCGGCATCGACCTGGACCACGCCGCCCGACACCGTGACCTTGGACGCGGCCAGACCGAATTCGCGCTGGACGATCGCGGCGGCATAGCCGGCGATGAAGGCGTCGTCGGGCGCCTGGGCGGATGCCGGATTCCCGCCGGCGACTCCGGACAAGGCGGCAAGGCAGAGGACGGACGCCAGGCCATGGCGTCGGATTTGGGACGGAATCACGGGCTTTTCTTCTCCGGCTTCGACGAGCCGCCTTTCACCACGGCGGAAAGGAGGCTGCGGCGTGGAAACGCGCGAGACCGCTCCTTGGCTCCCTCGTGTCCGGAAAAGTTACCACCGGGGCCGGGAAGAAACGAAAAACGCCGCGATCCGAAGGATGCGGCGTTTTCGAACGAACGTCGGAAAGGTTGGGAAGGCCGTCAGGCGGCCTTCTTGACCTGGGCGGCGTCCGTGAACGACTTGACGAGCTGGTCGACGAAGGCCGGCAGGCTGTCGAGGCCGTCGGCGGTGACCAGGGCCTTGTCGAGGGTGATCGGCTCCTCGCTCCACACGGCGCCGGCGGCTTCCAGGGACTCGCGGACCGTCTCCGAGGCGGTGACGGTGCGGCCCTTGACCTTTTGGGCCACGGCCAGGAGGCTGACGCCGTCGTCGATCGCCGCGACCGGCTTGCCGCCGTCCATGAAGCTGCCGATGATCCGGCGGACATGCGGATTTCCGGCCAGCTTCGCGACGCTGCGCTCGCCGCCGGGCAGGATCAGCATGTCGAAATCGGCTGCCAGAACCTCGGCGATCTGCTGATCGACCGGGAAATAATGCCCCCAGGCCTTGCCATGCCAACCGTTCACCAGACCCTGCTCAGGCGAAATCACCTTAAGGCTGGCACCGGTCTTGAGCAGGGCGCGCTGGGGCTCGGTCATTTCGGTTTCTTCGAAACCGTTAGCCACCAGGATGGCGATGGTCTTACCCGCGAGCGGCTGATCCATCAAAGCAATCCTCCATTGGTTGTGTCGTGTGACG is a genomic window containing:
- a CDS encoding PepSY domain-containing protein; this encodes MKKPVLLGTATLALALLAGPASAGPNCTKEPRDKWLSEADMKQRIAEMGYRDIRTFKTTSGNCYEIYGYDKDGRKAEVYFDPIDARIVKAEVDD
- a CDS encoding group III truncated hemoglobin, producing MRFDSITEEAIVTLVDRFYARIRDDAELGPVFERVVDGQWDRHLGTMYRFWSSVMLKTGTYHGSPMQAHMRIPGIKAELFARWLSLFEETVAELFEPPQADRFLERARRIAESLQLGLFFRPGAAAVLSA
- the kynU gene encoding kynureninase, coding for MPEIDLAACEALDAADPLARFRDRFALPDGVIYLDGNSLGALPRATAARVASVVEAEWGRDLIGSWTAHHWIDLPRRVGDKIARLVGAGPGEVRVADSTSVNLFKLMAAALRLRPGRRVILSEPDNFPTDLYIAQGLVDLLGQGHELRLAGPDELVDTIDGDVALVSLTHVNYRSGRIHDMADVTRRAQAAGALTLWDLAHSAGAVPVDLNGCDADFAVGCGYKYLNGGPGAPAFLFAAARHHDTLAPPLSGWMGHAAPFAFDGHYRPADGLDRMLVGTPPVISLAALEVGVDLMLEADMATLRPKSMALGTLFADLVSARCGTHGFRLASPADPSERGSQVCFAHGQGYAIVQALIRRGVIGDFRAPDILRFGFAPLYVGYADVWRAVEHLRAVMESGEWDRPEFHRRAAVT
- the kynA gene encoding tryptophan 2,3-dioxygenase; translation: MEDSDHGESGAHTDFSGAMSYGDYLRLDPLLACQQPVSDQHDEMLFIVIHQATELWLKLAIHELQATIAGLERDDLQPAFKNLARVSRIQSQLIQSWDILSTLTPADYLKFRDRLGQSSGFQSHQYRMMEFLLGNKRASMLAPHRHREDLHAGLKAALEGPSLYDATVRLLARRGFAISREVLDRDLSTPHRSDPTVLSAWLEVYRNTRQHWDLYQLGEELVDLEDWFQQWRFRHMTTVKRIIGFKRGTGGTAGVGYLRRALDMTFFPELWEVRTELN
- a CDS encoding DUF1207 domain-containing protein, with product MIPSQIRRHGLASVLCLAALSGVAGGNPASAQAPDDAFIAGYAAAIVQREFGLAASKVTVSGGVVQVDAEALASSAGPRLRTALSEIPGVSDVRVREAAVPPVPAPGPVLAQPPADAPGAPATAVVAQGAEILPRNNLFEPLIADPRWPRFSASYRYYLDDPDVEHAGAVSFGETFPLYRNSLFGGRWEIGFQAAVFSIFDLNSDSMDLVNADYWVGVPVSWRRGDFSVLGRIFHQSSHLGDEYLLREEIDRSRRINLSYEAVEGLASYDINDEFRVYGGVSYLFDQEPSDLEPWGTQAGVEYESRDTYAGGLLRPVAAVDMKFREEADWDMDFSLQAGFQLESSLLAPRNIRLLAEYYNGSNPNGQFYSRKLEYIGFGINVQLD
- a CDS encoding DJ-1/PfpI family protein — its product is MDQPLAGKTIAILVANGFEETEMTEPQRALLKTGASLKVISPEQGLVNGWHGKAWGHYFPVDQQIAEVLAADFDMLILPGGERSVAKLAGNPHVRRIIGSFMDGGKPVAAIDDGVSLLAVAQKVKGRTVTASETVRESLEAAGAVWSEEPITLDKALVTADGLDSLPAFVDQLVKSFTDAAQVKKAA